The DNA sequence AACAATGTCTTACATTCTCGCATGTTGCATTATTggaatctattttaaattatttatatctttcaagagaaaattaaaacataatatgACAATTTAACTGCTTTCTTTTTGtacacatttttttaattataatttataaatctaTTGGGTTTCTTCTGTTAATATACAAAAGTAGAAAATTTAGATAAGCTGTGTTCTTTGGAGCCCTGTttctaatttgaattttaatctaCACATGCCAACTGTTTCTCTTTGATAGATTCTGCATCATGAAATTTCCAAGTTATTGCAGAGAGCAGGCTTCTAGTGCATCTGGCAAAGCAGTGTCTGGTGGCATGTCCAGTGATGAAAAAAAATCAGGTATGCAGTATGAGCAGTAATTGCTTTTctccttatttttttatttaatagtatCTTTTGCCCATTCTTTCAGAGACAGATTTCTACTAGAGCTTTAATGCCCCTTCCTCGCCCCTCAAACAAGAAGCTGTCAAGGTGTAAATATATCAACCATTTTAAAATACCCCCATTTTAAAATGGTGAATCTTATGATAACTATGAATATGCTAGCTATGACAACACTTAAAAAGTATAGTTTAAATTAAGATCATACTTTTATATTAACTggtaacatttttaatttaatcacACTTTTATATTAACTGGCACAGTTTAGTTCGAGTTGGTTAAAGCGATGgatgaaagaaagagaaaacagagATTTAGCCATGAATTAAGAATTTAGACCTTAGGAATATGCATTGGTTTATACACAGTTTGAATTTTCAAGATTCATACCATTGTGTAAAAATATTTATGGTCTTGTTGACTTGATGTTATCATCTAATTTATGTATGCAGTTCTTTctcatcttttcattttctttcagtATTCTTGTCTTGTCAACAGGATTGCTTAACTGTTTTAGCCAACTAACAGTCGTCTTGATGCGACCATCAGTCTAACTGACCTAATTTAATTGTTCTCTGTGCCAGATTTGCCAAGTTTTGATTGCAATGCGGAGGGGTGATAACTTAAGGGCCGAGGTTCTAAATTTATTGCATAAGCATATATCTCTTGATCATATGTTGTGTTGTGAAATCCATCTTGGAAATTTTATCTGCTTTGGTTGATCACCCTTAATGATATCTTGTGGACCTCGTATTACTCTATTGAAAATGCTAACTTAAGGATGTTCTCCTTTGCCACTTGTGAAATGTCAGGATTATATGCTTTTTGACCCTTTCATATATCATGGGATGGCTGAACTGCATGACAGGCACAGAGAAATGCGCCTTGGTGTTGATAACACGTCTTATGAGGTAAAAAACAAATGATTGTTATTCCTCTACATTGGCAATGTTTCTGCGATTTCTTCTGACTTCAAGTCGAACTGCAGGAATTGTTGGCATTGGAGGAGCGAATTGGAGATGTCAGCACTGGATTGAGCGAGGATGTCATTATGAAGTCGATAAAACAGCAAATATACATGTCTGTTATGGCGGAGTCTTCTACAGATCTTGAGCCTTGTTGTATCTGTCAGGTAAGAGTTATGGTCTCAGCTAATTAAGGTGCAATTACAAGTTGGGAAGGAAACAGCTCAATGAGTAAAAGGGAGTCTGTCTTACTCTTGAAGCCCTTTTCTTATTCTATCTTTTCCTCCAAGACCCAAATTCCCCAACACACCCTTAAAGTAAAGAAGGGATTCTCTCCCAATTGACAGCATTATTGCTCCATTTGAAGTTGAGACAGATTGAGATTTGTCAGGTAAGAATCTCTAtcctttctcattttttcattCTGTTGTGAACTGAAATGCAGCTAACTAACAGCTGCCATAAACAGGAGGAAAACAAAATTCTAGAGAAAACACACCGCCAAAAAATTTTGGAAGTTGAAAAGCTTAGCCCAACTATTTAAGAACTCGAGGAAACCATCTTAGCAAGCGGAGCCACTACTAATGCCATTCGTGATTACCAATGGTGGATTTTTGAGCTGCTAGTAGGCATATCTTGAACTCATTTTATCATATAATATATGACTGGTTAGTATGTGTGGTAACTTGGAGTTGCACCATCATGCTGGTGGAGAAGAAAACATTGGAGAGGGAACTAGCAAGGGCAAAAATGGACTTGGTATAGTTTTAGTTTGGTTCGGATGAGGactatgatgatgaggatgaagatgacactgaagattatagctgatagttttagtttggttgaacaatatactggaaattatagttgatgatcaatacattttgtttatattttgaattatattgacttgcttgtttatagtacttttcttttagtttgataatacgatgaatttgtttatattttgaaatattataaatattctaatacaaattagataaaaatttgtactaaatttatatttattttgtatgaaaataagtttattttgtaattagaaaaataaaaaattctattttaccttattgacggatttacagacggattttctgtctgtaatcagagtgtgaaatgattttccaaagttcaaattacagacggaaaatctgtcgaaaaatccgtctgtaattatagacggaaaatccgtctgaaaattgtctgtaattacagacggaaaatccgtctgaaaatctgtctgtaattacagacggaaaatccgtctgagaATTtctctgtaattacagacggaaaatccgtctgaaaatctgtctgtaattacagacaaaaaattcgtctgtaactggtaaaaatccgtcgataatttttcgacggaaaaaaaatccgtcggtaaataatttccgacggggcttttacagagggacaaaatccgacGGTAGTTTCGTCGGTAacaaaaaatctgtctgtaataaagactaaatctatctgtaaatctgtctgtattaatccattttctagttgtggttATTGATAATAAGAACTAtactattatataaatatttttaaaaattttattttgttcttttagtCATTAATGGCTAAAATATCAAAATGTATTATTTATGTTATGGCTTCTCTTGATTTGTTGCCAGtaacttttgttttcttttatgtaATACAATTACTACTCTTTTCGAAAAACTACTTTTGAAAATTCCAGAGATtggacaatttttaaaaaatgacaaaaataatttaaaacatgTTTACAACAATGATAGTTACATTATAAATTGTTGGTGAtataattatttgtttaaacttttAGCATAAATGATTTTATGAATAGTAAAAGAaattttatgaacaaaatatatatctaaagtttgatctttaatttgacccaaaatacaaaagataaagcttttttaatatcaaatacaaaagatttttatattttctaaacTTCCTGAAAAAAGAAATGGGACATAAACGTAGTTTTCGTCTCTCTATTTCTATTTTTCCGAGTTTATAAAAAAATCCAACGTTAACCCAAAATTTAATTTACTGATAAATGTTGTATTTTATTGCAGTATATTCATTATTCTTGAAACCAGCGTGTatccaagaaagcatgaatgcttGAAGGAGCTCCGTGAGATCAGATAGAAACactctttgtattttttttcctttcactCTCTTGACATCCACGTTGGCACATTCACctaaatgttatttttatataattgaatAAAGTACACAAAACTAATCGGACATGTAGTATGAACACTTTATTAAATTGTTGAATTtcttgttataaatatatttcgAGTACAACATGCAGGTGTTAATAGGGCTAGCAATACATTTTTTATCCGGTCCAACTATTTAGGTAGGTAAAGATCAATAAGATATGAATTTAAGGTATATCCTATTTTACTCGGATTCtatatataacatatattttataaaaattagatatataataaaaaagataaaagttaAACCCACAATCTTTTTTATGTAATGACCTGTAATAAGTGAACAATCACTaaactaattagttaatttaataatttagagtattagatttttattttttattttattaatatgtataaaatttgaaatgattgaattttatatttactttgaaaaaatttgatatatcTACAAGTAGGGTAGGATATAGGGcagggtttagaattttaggaTGCGAATAGCGGGTATAGTAGAATAGagttttaatgaaattttcaacTTGTGGGTAGAATTAGGATAGGGTCCAAACTCTACCATACCCAACCTATTGCCAGTCCTAGGTGTCAAagttaaattgttaattttttttaaaaatggaataaattacttttaaattcaattaaattctaaattagatccatttaaattaaattaaaaattttataatttaaattttaaattatttaaataaaattagattaattaaaaaaataaaagtatactaaTAAAGGTGATATTGAAGGCTCGGCAGATTTTTTGGGATATGAGGTGAGTAATGAAGTGGATTCTAAGCTAACTATTTCCTAGGATTATGGTTGCAAACCTACTGGGCTAGGCAGGGGAAAAATAAGGCCGGCTGTAATTGAACACACAAGGGAGCCCCTCAACAAATATAGGTGCTGCACGCAATAAAGACTTGGGCCTTGAAGGCAAAGGTCTGAAGCAACCAAGCAGGCTAGAGAAGCGGACGTCCATCATGGGCCTTCCTTGGGGAGCTCGGGTCATGTCTGCTGCGGGTCGGTAATGAAGCCAGCGGGTTGGGGAAACGCAAGTCATGAGGACTTTGTTTCATCAGTGTTGGAAGCCTCTGCGCCCAGGGATTTTCAGGAGTTGGGGCTACGGTCTCTAGGGCGGGAGCGGCACGAACCTGACCTGATAAAGAACTAGAGACGGTGGCTGATTCACGAGCGGTGCGCCGACCAGATCGCAACATAGGGGATGGTTGTCGGGCGATTGGGGTTGGAGTAAACTAGAGAGAAGGACGACGAACTAGCCTGGGAAGTGCGGCGGCAACGAGAGCTCATGTGTGTCAGCCAGTGGTAGTCCTTGTCTCCCCTTGTGTTGAGCTGGTACTGGAACGGGCTGGCGGGCATAATGGGGCTTGAACTTTGACACGTGCGGTAGAGGCAGGAGGAGGTAGCTTAGTAGTTCATGGTAGGGGGCGGCTGAGCTACTAGGAACTGCAGGCATGGAAGACAACGTTGAGGTAGGACATGGTAATGTTGATGAACACAATGGTAAAGATGATAAAGTGTTTGGGAAGTCTGGACTGGGTATGGAAGCTTGTGTTGACAGAAATTTACCAGTGCATAGTGTCGAAGATGGATGTGACGAAGACGAGGGTAACTTGGAAGACGCAGCACATGCCAATGATGATGAAGTCAGTAACAATGAGGGTGTTACTTTGGAAGAGAagatttcagaaaacaaaagaactTGGGAACTAGCAACGGAGTCAGGAGCAGTATTGTATAATGAAGAAGATGATATTATGGCGATCCTTCAACAGCAGAACGAAGAAATTGCTCTAAAAAAATGCTTGGCGAAACAAAaggcaaaagcaaggaagagcaAACCCAAAGCTCATAAAAAGGTGTGCTATAATTTTTTGAAATGATTTTTAGTTCTTGGAATATCAGGGGGTTGAGGGGTGACGGAAAGTTGAGAATGATAAAAGACCTGAAAAGAAAATTTAGACTAAACATGTTAGGCCTGGTGGAGACGAAAAGACAGTTAGTGACTAAATTTGATATGCTAAACATTTGGGAAAATAGTTGTGTAGGGTGGGACTTTGTTGAATCTAATGGTGCATCTGGTGGGTTTGTTAGTATGGGatgatgaattttttaaaataagaaatagtCACAAATGGGAGATATGGTTGTGTGTTGAAGGGGAGCTAGTGAAGTATAATTTTAATTGTGCTTTTATTTTGGTGTATGGAGCGCATGTTAGAGATGAGAAACTTGTTCTATGGGAGGAGTTGAGTTACATAGCAGGGTTATGCCAGGTTCCTTGTTGTTTCATGGGGGCTTGTCTGACTATTGTCCAATTATAGTGTAAGATAGGAGGCAGAGAGATGAGCCGAGGCGGCTCAGAAGCCTTGATTCGTAGTTTACACATGAAGATTTCTTGAGAATAATTAAGGAGGAATGGAGAGGCCTAGGAGAGGCGCAATTCACAGATAAAGTGAAGGCTATGACAGGTCCTCTGCGAAGATGGCATAAAGATAAATTTGGTGATATCGACAGGAAAATCATGAAATTTGAGGAAGAGATCAAGAAGATTGATGACACGATGGGCGATGGTGTTTATGATGGAACAATGAAGGCAAGAAGAAAGGCGCTTCTAACTTGCTGTGAGAAATGGTATGTTAGGAAGGAGCTACATTGGAAGCAGAtcggggcttcacaacgatatacaatttgccatagttgccttgctgttaggtgaggcgtacgcgtgcatgacgcgtacgcgtgaataacgcgtacgcgtggatggagcGGCAGACAagtgatgcgtacgtgtgacggagccacgtgctggacgtatcataAATCGCTgtgggcaatttctgggctgttttaggCCTAGTTTCAAGcctgaaaacacagattagaagctgcggAGTGGGGGAATCATGCAGACActtctcattcacataattttaggttttagatgtagtttctagagaaagAGGCTCTCTAATCTCTCTAGGTTTTgggattcttagttttattccttttcaatttcagatttctatcatACTTTAATTaagttttcttctactcttatttattctagtattttagtttatctatcttctcttgttgatctatttattttacaatttagtttatgaactcttcatgttagattgattttcctttttatgcaatttgagatatttcatgtttattacttcttcctttatttgttatcattgattttgcaattgttggttttagtatttacattctcttgttagttttctattcttttattttatgccttccaagtgtttgataaaatgcttggaaggatgttagagtaggattttatgttcttggcttgggatggtaacttaggaactcttgagttactaatgtccaagaaattgatgattggtagccattgactctagttctcactaattgaattagtggagagttagaacttatggacttggattgatatagctcatttaacttttctttactaggtagaggataatttaatgggattgatccttgccaattctcatgttgtggttagtgataaggatagagatccttgaccaccgaaccttgccaagagattttctagttattagtttaattcttacaatttactttccttgcttcattattcaaaaacccccaaaagatataatctcataaccaataacaagaacacttccctgcaattccttgagagatgacccgaggtttgaatacttcgtttattgtttttaaggggtttgttacttgtgacacccaaatttttgtatgaaaggattattgttggtttagaaactatactttcaacgagaatatatttgtgaaattctataccatcaaaaatatgttcatcaaaatggtgccgttgccggagaattgcaaacgtgtgccttattattggttattgtaaatattttctttttgtttgtttgttagtttttgttagttttaggacttagttgcttatttttattagttttttcttttatttgctaccatgaattctcacccccttggctatgagtttggttcaaattttgTCGTAGgtaatggaagctacaatgaggatatgcatcaaggatggaataatcaaggttggaaggagccacaagtttatagacaaccttcttggcaacaacctcctccggtctcATATAGGTCTAACTCCAATCCTACTACACACCAATCGAATGGATGTGGTAGTCCTAGTTGTACGTgtcaccaaccaccaccacatgcccatggaccacctcctcaacatagctttgaaccaccttactcacaagccacctactatcaaacaccctcatatgatcctaacccttatccaccatatcaaccaccatatgaaccatacgaaccatacatagaaccaccaccattccaacacaattactcccaagaaccaccacctcaatatacaccttcctcatatccatcaatccatgagccatatgatccttattatgttatccaagaggaacaataGTCAAGGGATCGTCTTGAGGAAACACtggatcgatttcatgcaacccttcaccaattggaGCGAGTAGTAGGTAATTTAGCCT is a window from the Arachis hypogaea cultivar Tifrunner chromosome 1, arahy.Tifrunner.gnm2.J5K5, whole genome shotgun sequence genome containing:
- the LOC112697510 gene encoding E3 ubiquitin-protein ligase MBR2-like, which translates into the protein MRRGDNLRAEDYMLFDPFIYHGMAELHDRHREMRLGVDNTSYEELLALEERIGDVSTGLSEDVIMKSIKQQIYMSVMAESSTDLEPCCICQVRVMVSAN